One region of Candidatus Eisenbacteria bacterium genomic DNA includes:
- a CDS encoding PaaI family thioesterase, producing MADFKAGDADFERRVRESFARQKVMTLFGAELTVVEPGRVTIELNYRDDLVQQHGYMHAGVLGTIADSAGGYAGYTLMPAGSSVLSTEYRVHLLAPGRGERFAATGRVIRAGRTLTVCELEVEAIEGEKRTRCVWGSQTLMCLRERSDMPPG from the coding sequence ATGGCCGACTTCAAGGCAGGCGATGCGGATTTCGAACGCCGCGTGCGCGAGAGCTTCGCGCGGCAGAAGGTGATGACGCTGTTCGGTGCCGAGCTGACCGTGGTCGAGCCCGGGCGCGTCACGATCGAGTTGAACTACCGCGATGACCTGGTGCAGCAGCACGGCTACATGCATGCCGGCGTGCTCGGCACCATTGCCGACAGCGCGGGCGGCTACGCCGGCTACACGCTGATGCCGGCCGGCTCGTCGGTGCTGAGCACCGAGTACCGCGTGCATCTGCTCGCACCCGGCCGCGGCGAACGCTTCGCGGCGACCGGCCGCGTGATCCGCGCCGGTCGCACGCTCACGGTGTGCGAGCTCGAGGTGGAAGCGATCGAAGGCGAAAAGCGGACGCGCTGCGTGTGGGGCAGCCAGACGCTGATGTGCCTGCGCGAGCGTTCCGACATGCCGCCGGGGTAG
- a CDS encoding VOC family protein, translating to MKPSHFKGLYTAMYRVPDLAQAKAWYASLFGIEPYFDHPSYVGFNIAGYELGLLPNEPGAATGPGGLLVYWGVDKMSVSWPRLLSLGATEVEKPQDVGEGIFVATARDPFGNLIGVIENPHFPNTA from the coding sequence ATGAAGCCGTCGCACTTCAAGGGGCTCTACACCGCGATGTACCGCGTCCCGGATCTCGCCCAGGCCAAGGCCTGGTATGCGTCGCTGTTCGGCATCGAGCCCTACTTCGATCATCCTTCGTACGTCGGCTTCAACATCGCGGGCTACGAACTCGGCCTGCTGCCGAACGAACCCGGCGCCGCGACCGGGCCCGGTGGTCTGCTGGTCTACTGGGGCGTCGACAAGATGAGCGTGTCGTGGCCGCGACTGCTGTCGCTGGGCGCGACCGAGGTCGAGAAGCCGCAGGACGTGGGCGAAGGCATCTTCGTGGCGACCGCGCGCGATCCGTTCGGCAACCTGATCGGCGTGATCGAGAACCCGCACTTCCCGAACACGGCGTAG